The proteins below come from a single Panicum hallii strain FIL2 chromosome 7, PHallii_v3.1, whole genome shotgun sequence genomic window:
- the LOC112900486 gene encoding uncharacterized protein LOC112900486 → MVRNKQTARKSTCGLLHPIHHPQEVFDQEGSDQMEPKYVILEDDDNYYYNHPDRGWVDMNTGEEPMELPEDHPQVSSGSNEGPTGGDGADPGAADGDENDDGDDNSGAPDGGDDDPDDDLEPAAATSLPPPKPHYEK, encoded by the coding sequence ATGGTCAGAAACAAGCAGACCGCCCGCAAGAGCACCTGTGGGCTGCTGCATCCGATCCATCACCCGCAGGAGGTGTTTGACCAAGAGGGGTCCGATCAGATGGAGCCCAAGTACGTGATACTCGAGGATGACGACAACTACTACTACAACCATCCAGACAGAGGGTGGGTGGACATGAACACTggggaggagcccatggagttgcccgAGGACCATCCtcaggtctcaagtggcagcaatgagggccctacAGGAGGAGACGGTGCCGATCCAGGTGCCGCAGACGGAGATGAGAATGACGATGGTGACGACAACTCAGGTGCACCCGATGGTGGTGACGATGACCCAGATGATGATCTAGAGCCAGCCGCCGCCACAAGCCTACCGCCACCTAAGCCCCATTATGAGAAGTAG